One window of Stenotrophomonas indicatrix genomic DNA carries:
- the rplR gene encoding 50S ribosomal protein L18 encodes MNKNIARLRRAKSTRAHIRVLGVARLSVLRTGQHLYAQVFTADGSKVLAAANTTQADIKEGLKNGKNADAAAKVGRIVAERAKAAGVEKVAFDRSGYRYHGRIKALADAAREAGLQF; translated from the coding sequence ATGAACAAGAACATCGCCCGCCTGCGTCGCGCCAAGTCGACCCGTGCCCACATCCGTGTGCTCGGTGTGGCCCGCCTGTCGGTGCTGCGCACCGGCCAGCACCTGTACGCACAGGTCTTCACCGCTGACGGCTCGAAGGTGCTGGCTGCTGCCAACACCACCCAGGCCGACATCAAGGAAGGCCTGAAGAACGGCAAGAACGCCGATGCCGCCGCCAAGGTTGGCCGCATCGTCGCTGAGCGCGCCAAGGCCGCCGGCGTCGAGAAGGTTGCCTTCGATCGTTCGGGTTACCGTTACCACGGCCGCATCAAGGCCCTGGCTGACGCTGCCCGCGAAGCCGGCCTGCAGTTCTAA
- the rpsE gene encoding 30S ribosomal protein S5 → MAEERQQRGRDRDRNREEKVDDGMIEKLVAVNRVSKTVKGGRQFTFTALTVVGDGEGKVGFGYGKAREVPVAIQKSMEQARKNQVTVDLNNGTLWHTIKDGHGAARVFMQPASEGTGVIAGGAMRAVLEAVGVKNVLAKATGSRNPINLVRATVKGLTAAQSPARIAAKRGKKVEDLNHG, encoded by the coding sequence ATGGCAGAAGAACGTCAGCAGCGGGGTCGCGATCGCGACCGTAACCGCGAAGAGAAAGTCGACGACGGCATGATCGAAAAGCTGGTCGCGGTCAACCGCGTCAGCAAGACCGTCAAGGGTGGCCGTCAGTTCACCTTCACCGCCCTGACTGTTGTCGGCGACGGCGAAGGCAAGGTCGGTTTCGGTTATGGCAAGGCCCGCGAAGTGCCGGTCGCCATCCAGAAGTCGATGGAGCAGGCTCGCAAGAACCAGGTCACCGTCGATCTGAACAACGGCACCCTGTGGCACACCATCAAGGATGGTCACGGCGCAGCGCGCGTGTTCATGCAGCCGGCTTCCGAAGGTACCGGCGTCATTGCCGGTGGTGCCATGCGCGCCGTCCTGGAAGCAGTGGGCGTGAAGAACGTGCTGGCCAAGGCCACCGGTTCGCGCAACCCGATCAACCTGGTGCGTGCCACCGTGAAGGGCCTGACTGCAGCGCAGTCGCCGGCTCGTATCGCGGCCAAGCGCGGCAAGAAGGTGGAGGATCTCAACCATGGCTAA
- the rpmD gene encoding 50S ribosomal protein L30, which produces MANETTKTVKVRLVRGLRGAQARHRLSVRALGLGKLNDVRELKDSPQVRGLINKVHYLVKVEE; this is translated from the coding sequence ATGGCTAATGAAACCACCAAGACCGTCAAGGTCCGTCTGGTTCGCGGCCTGCGTGGTGCCCAGGCGCGTCATCGCCTGTCGGTGCGTGCGCTGGGTCTGGGCAAGCTGAACGATGTGCGTGAACTGAAGGACAGCCCGCAGGTTCGCGGCCTGATCAACAAGGTCCACTACCTCGTCAAGGTTGAGGAATAA
- the rplO gene encoding 50S ribosomal protein L15: protein MTMHLNELSPAPGARKERTRVGRGIGSGLGKTCGRGHKGSFARKGGGKIKAGFEGGQTPMQRRLPKIGFRSPIAKDTAEVLLYQLDKLPAGEIDFAALRAAKLVPSTAKKAKVVVKGEVTKAFTLKGVAATAGAKAAIEAAGGSVTE, encoded by the coding sequence ATGACCATGCATCTGAATGAATTGAGCCCGGCACCGGGCGCCCGCAAGGAACGTACCCGCGTCGGTCGCGGTATCGGTTCCGGCCTGGGCAAGACCTGCGGCCGCGGCCACAAGGGTTCGTTCGCCCGTAAGGGTGGCGGCAAGATCAAGGCTGGCTTCGAAGGCGGCCAGACCCCCATGCAGCGTCGTCTGCCGAAGATCGGCTTCCGTTCGCCGATCGCCAAGGACACCGCTGAAGTGCTGCTGTACCAGCTGGACAAGCTGCCGGCCGGCGAGATCGACTTCGCTGCCCTGCGTGCTGCCAAGCTGGTTCCGAGCACTGCCAAGAAGGCCAAGGTCGTCGTCAAGGGCGAAGTGACCAAGGCGTTCACCCTGAAGGGTGTTGCTGCCACGGCTGGTGCCAAGGCTGCGATCGAAGCTGCCGGCGGCAGCGTAACGGAGTAA
- the secY gene encoding preprotein translocase subunit SecY: MAQAGIGNLAGGMGKFTELRQRLLFVVGALIVYRIGCYVPVPGVNPDAMLAMMQQQGGGIVDMFNMFSGGALHRFSIFALNVMPYISASIVMQLAVHIFPALKAMQKEGESGRRKITQYSRIGAVLLAVVQGGSIALALQGQVSPTGAPVVYMPGMGFVLTAVVALTAGTMFLMWVGEQVTERGIGNGVSLIIFAGIVAGLPGAVIHTFDAYRDGNIQFIQLLLIAIVVLAFTFFVVFVERGQRRITVNYARRQGGRNAYMNQTSFLPLKLNMAGVIPAIFASSLLAFPATLAMWSGQAANQSTFGQTLQKVANALGPGEPLHMIVFAALITGFAFFYTALVFNSQETADNLKKSGALIPGIRPGKATADYIDGVLTRLTAAGSAYLVIVCLLPELMRTQLNASFYFGGTSLLIVVVVVMDFIAQVQAHLMSHQYESLLKKANLKGGNRGGFARG, from the coding sequence ATGGCGCAAGCTGGCATCGGTAACCTCGCGGGCGGAATGGGCAAGTTCACTGAACTTCGCCAACGTTTGCTGTTCGTCGTCGGGGCTTTGATCGTCTATCGCATCGGCTGCTACGTGCCGGTGCCGGGCGTCAATCCCGATGCCATGCTTGCCATGATGCAACAGCAGGGCGGCGGCATCGTGGACATGTTCAACATGTTCTCGGGCGGCGCCCTGCACCGTTTCAGCATTTTCGCGCTGAACGTGATGCCGTACATTTCGGCATCGATCGTGATGCAGCTGGCTGTGCACATCTTCCCCGCCTTGAAGGCGATGCAGAAGGAAGGTGAGTCCGGCCGCCGCAAGATCACCCAGTATTCGCGCATCGGCGCCGTGCTGCTCGCAGTGGTGCAGGGCGGTTCGATCGCGCTGGCGCTGCAGGGCCAGGTGTCGCCGACCGGCGCACCGGTCGTGTACATGCCGGGCATGGGCTTCGTGCTCACTGCCGTGGTCGCACTGACCGCCGGCACCATGTTCCTGATGTGGGTTGGTGAGCAGGTGACCGAGCGCGGCATCGGCAACGGCGTCTCGCTGATCATCTTCGCTGGTATCGTGGCGGGCCTGCCGGGCGCGGTCATCCACACCTTCGACGCCTACCGCGACGGCAACATCCAGTTCATCCAGCTGCTGCTGATCGCCATCGTCGTGCTCGCCTTCACCTTCTTCGTGGTGTTTGTCGAACGCGGCCAGCGCCGGATCACGGTGAACTACGCGCGCCGCCAGGGCGGTCGCAACGCGTACATGAACCAGACCTCGTTCCTGCCGCTGAAGCTGAACATGGCCGGTGTCATCCCGGCGATCTTCGCCTCGAGCCTGCTGGCCTTCCCGGCCACCTTGGCCATGTGGTCCGGCCAGGCGGCCAACCAGAGCACCTTTGGCCAGACCCTGCAGAAGGTCGCCAATGCCCTGGGACCGGGCGAGCCGCTGCACATGATCGTGTTCGCTGCGCTGATCACCGGTTTCGCGTTCTTCTATACTGCGCTGGTGTTCAACTCGCAGGAAACCGCCGACAACCTGAAGAAGTCGGGTGCGCTGATTCCGGGCATCCGTCCGGGCAAGGCCACCGCCGACTACATTGACGGCGTGTTGACCCGACTGACTGCTGCCGGTTCGGCTTACCTGGTGATCGTCTGCCTGCTGCCGGAACTGATGCGCACGCAGCTGAATGCCTCGTTCTACTTCGGCGGTACTTCGCTGTTGATCGTGGTGGTGGTGGTGATGGACTTCATCGCCCAGGTGCAGGCGCACCTGATGTCCCACCAGTACGAGAGCCTGCTGAAGAAGGCCAACCTGAAGGGCGGCAACCGCGGTGGTTTTGCTCGCGGCTGA
- the rpsM gene encoding 30S ribosomal protein S13 encodes MARIAGVNLPAQKHVWVGLQSIYGIGRTRSKKVCEVAGVTSTTKIRDLSEPEIERLRAEVGKYIVEGDLRREIGIAIKRLMDLGCYRGLRHRRGLPLRGQRTRTNARTRKGPRKAIRK; translated from the coding sequence ATGGCGCGTATTGCAGGCGTCAACCTGCCAGCCCAGAAGCATGTCTGGGTCGGGTTGCAAAGCATTTACGGCATCGGCCGTACCCGTTCGAAGAAGGTCTGCGAAGTCGCAGGCGTCACTTCGACCACCAAGATCCGCGATCTGTCGGAGCCGGAAATCGAGCGCCTGCGCGCCGAAGTCGGCAAGTACATCGTGGAAGGCGATCTGCGCCGTGAAATCGGTATCGCGATCAAGCGCCTGATGGACCTGGGCTGCTACCGCGGCCTGCGTCACCGTCGCGGTCTGCCGCTGCGTGGCCAGCGCACCCGTACCAACGCCCGCACCCGCAAGGGCCCGCGCAAGGCGATCAGGAAGTAA
- the rpsK gene encoding 30S ribosomal protein S11: MAKPAAKTKKKIKRVVTDGVAHVHASFNNTIVTITDRQGNALSWATSGGAGFRGSRKSTPFAAQVAAEKAGRAALDYGVKSLEVRIKGPGPGRESAVRSLNNVGYKITNIIDVTPIPHNGCRPPKKRRV; the protein is encoded by the coding sequence ATGGCTAAGCCTGCTGCTAAGACCAAGAAGAAGATCAAGCGCGTCGTCACCGACGGCGTTGCCCACGTCCACGCTTCGTTCAACAACACCATCGTTACCATCACCGACCGTCAGGGCAACGCTCTGTCGTGGGCGACCTCCGGTGGCGCTGGCTTCCGCGGTTCGCGCAAGTCGACCCCGTTCGCAGCCCAGGTGGCTGCCGAAAAGGCCGGTCGTGCTGCGCTGGACTACGGCGTGAAGTCGCTGGAAGTCCGCATCAAGGGTCCGGGTCCGGGCCGTGAGTCGGCCGTGCGTTCGTTGAACAACGTCGGCTACAAGATCACCAACATCATCGACGTGACGCCTATCCCGCACAACGGGTGCCGTCCGCCGAAGAAGCGTCGCGTCTAA
- the rpsD gene encoding 30S ribosomal protein S4 translates to MARYIGPTCKLARREGADLSLKSPARALDSKCKLEQKPGQHGATARKGKLSDYATQLREKQKVKRIYGLLERQFRNYYKKASTKKGNTGENLLQLLETRLDNVVYRMGFAVTRPAARQLVSHRGVTVNGKSVNLASYQVKAGDAIALSEKAAKQLRVQEALTVAAQHDLSPSWVEVDSGKFSGIFKAVPDRSDLPADINEALIVELYSK, encoded by the coding sequence ATGGCTCGTTATATCGGTCCTACCTGTAAGCTCGCCCGTCGCGAAGGCGCCGACCTGTCCCTGAAGAGCCCGGCGCGTGCGCTGGATTCCAAGTGCAAGTTGGAGCAGAAGCCCGGCCAGCATGGCGCCACTGCCCGTAAGGGCAAGCTGTCCGACTACGCTACCCAGCTGCGTGAAAAGCAGAAGGTCAAGCGTATCTACGGTCTGCTGGAGCGTCAGTTCCGCAACTACTACAAGAAGGCCTCGACCAAGAAGGGCAACACCGGCGAGAACCTCCTGCAGCTGCTGGAAACCCGCCTGGACAACGTTGTCTACCGCATGGGCTTCGCCGTGACCCGTCCGGCTGCCCGTCAGCTGGTGTCGCACCGCGGCGTCACCGTGAATGGCAAGTCGGTCAACCTGGCCTCGTACCAGGTCAAGGCTGGCGACGCCATCGCTCTGTCTGAAAAGGCTGCCAAGCAGCTGCGCGTCCAGGAAGCCCTGACCGTCGCCGCCCAGCATGACCTGAGCCCGTCGTGGGTTGAAGTGGATTCCGGCAAGTTCTCCGGCATCTTCAAGGCTGTTCCGGATCGTTCGGATCTGCCTGCAGACATCAACGAAGCGCTGATCGTCGAGCTGTATTCGAAGTAA
- the rpoA gene encoding DNA-directed RNA polymerase subunit alpha: MTVTANQVLRPRGPQIERITDTRAKVVIEPLERGYGHTLGNALRRVLLSSIPGFAITEVEIDGVLHEYTTVEGLQEDVLEVLLNLKDVAIRMHSGDNATLSLSKQGPGVVTAADIKVDHNVEILNGDHVICHLTKDTAVNMRLKIERGFGYQPAAARRRPDEETRAIGRLVLDASFSPVRRVAYAVEAARVEQRTDLDKLVIDIETNGTIDAEEAVRTAADILSDQLSVFGDFTHRDRGAAKPANNGVDPVLLRPIDDLELTVRSANCLKAESIYYIGDLIQKTEVELLKTPNLGKKSLTEIKEVLAQRGLSLGMKLENWPPAGVASHGMLG, from the coding sequence ATGACGGTTACCGCCAACCAGGTTCTGCGTCCTCGCGGTCCGCAGATCGAACGCATTACCGACACCCGTGCAAAGGTCGTTATCGAACCTTTGGAGCGGGGTTACGGGCATACGCTGGGTAATGCCCTGCGTCGCGTGCTGCTGTCGTCCATCCCGGGCTTCGCCATCACGGAAGTCGAAATCGACGGCGTGTTGCACGAGTACACCACGGTCGAAGGTCTGCAGGAGGACGTGCTGGAAGTCCTGCTGAACCTGAAGGACGTGGCCATCCGTATGCACTCCGGCGACAACGCGACTCTGTCCCTGTCCAAGCAGGGTCCGGGCGTTGTCACCGCTGCCGACATCAAGGTCGACCACAATGTGGAGATCTTGAACGGCGACCACGTGATCTGCCACCTGACCAAGGACACGGCAGTGAACATGCGTCTGAAGATCGAGCGTGGTTTCGGCTATCAGCCGGCTGCTGCGCGTCGTCGTCCGGACGAAGAAACCCGTGCCATCGGCCGCCTGGTCCTGGATGCCTCGTTCTCGCCGGTCCGCCGTGTCGCCTATGCCGTGGAAGCGGCTCGTGTCGAACAGCGCACCGACCTGGACAAGCTGGTCATCGATATCGAGACCAACGGCACCATCGACGCCGAAGAAGCAGTGCGTACCGCTGCCGACATCCTCAGCGATCAGCTGTCGGTGTTCGGTGACTTCACCCACCGCGACCGCGGTGCGGCGAAGCCGGCCAACAACGGCGTGGATCCGGTGCTGCTGCGCCCGATCGACGATCTGGAGCTGACCGTGCGTTCGGCCAACTGCCTGAAGGCCGAGAGCATCTACTACATCGGCGATCTGATCCAGAAGACCGAAGTCGAGCTGCTGAAGACCCCGAACCTGGGTAAGAAGTCGCTCACCGAGATCAAGGAAGTGCTGGCCCAGCGTGGCCTGTCGCTCGGCATGAAGCTGGAGAACTGGCCGCCGGCCGGCGTCGCCAGCCACGGCATGCTGGGCTGA
- the rplQ gene encoding 50S ribosomal protein L17: MRHQKSGRKFSRTSAHREAMFKNMAASLFKHELIKTTLPKAKELRRVAEPLITLAKVDSVANRRLAFARLRDNEAVGNLFTILGPRYANRPGGYLRLLKCGFRAGDNAPMAYVELVDRPVVAEAVEE, translated from the coding sequence ATGCGTCATCAGAAATCCGGCCGTAAGTTCAGCCGTACCAGCGCCCACCGCGAAGCGATGTTCAAGAACATGGCCGCCTCGCTGTTCAAGCACGAGCTGATCAAGACCACCCTGCCGAAGGCCAAGGAACTGCGCCGCGTCGCCGAGCCGCTGATCACCCTGGCCAAGGTCGACTCCGTCGCCAACCGTCGTCTGGCCTTCGCTCGCCTGCGCGACAACGAAGCCGTCGGCAACCTGTTCACCATCCTGGGCCCGCGCTACGCGAACCGTCCGGGCGGCTACCTGCGCCTGCTGAAGTGCGGCTTCCGCGCTGGCGACAACGCGCCGATGGCCTACGTCGAACTGGTTGACCGTCCGGTCGTGGCTGAAGCCGTCGAAGAATAA
- a CDS encoding disulfide bond formation protein B gives MNPLRWPFRAQFLLGFLICAGLLGYAIFLQLKMGLEPCPLCIFQRLAFVALGLLFLIGALHGPSNRPGRATYGILAFIAAAVGVGIAARHVYVQMLPPEMGATCGPPLAFLRETMGPLEVFRTVLTGTGNCGNIDWTFLGLTMPMWSGVWFVLLALWALVVSLRKVKR, from the coding sequence ATGAATCCTCTGCGCTGGCCTTTCCGCGCCCAGTTCCTGCTGGGCTTCCTGATCTGCGCGGGCCTGCTGGGCTACGCCATCTTCCTGCAGTTGAAGATGGGCCTGGAGCCGTGTCCGCTGTGCATCTTCCAGCGCCTGGCGTTCGTCGCCCTGGGCCTGCTGTTCCTGATCGGCGCCCTGCATGGGCCGTCCAACCGTCCGGGGCGGGCGACCTACGGCATCCTCGCGTTCATCGCCGCTGCCGTGGGCGTGGGTATCGCCGCACGCCACGTCTACGTGCAGATGCTGCCGCCGGAGATGGGTGCGACCTGTGGCCCGCCACTGGCCTTCCTGCGCGAGACCATGGGGCCGCTGGAAGTGTTCCGCACCGTGTTGACCGGCACCGGCAACTGCGGCAACATCGACTGGACCTTCCTCGGTCTGACCATGCCGATGTGGTCGGGCGTGTGGTTCGTGCTGCTGGCGCTGTGGGCGTTGGTTGTGTCGCTGCGCAAGGTCAAGCGCTGA
- a CDS encoding TonB-dependent receptor, with translation MKPSLLTTAITFALILASQPVLAADTDSSAAAVKNLDVVTVSAQLDQARNALSPDIGSSQYQITAEDIQKQPLGASAPLSQVLLQAPGVVQDSYGGVHVRGDHANLQYRINGVLLPESISGFGQTLDARTIKSIRLMDGALPAQFGERTAAVVDITTRSGAELGNGGSAGITAGSFGKVNPNASWWGNQGRWSWFLTGNYDQNEVGLESPTNSRKPLHDDTHQGKAFADLTYLVNDNTRLSVFAGFANNRFQIPVNPGQTPQFGYLDTTTFDSSQLDETQRETTRFGMLVLQGTLGQTAYQLSAGQRYSDVAFNPDIVGDLVFSGVASQVQRSNRANTLQADFSTPLGDNHTLRYGLYGNYEHAAANNSSWVFPVDADGRQTSTTPQLIPDRNAFHASTAALYVQDEWRIGDDWTVNYGLRGDRFKAFGHTEGQLSPRLGVVWNASDSTTVHAGYSRYFTPPASELVAGSDLALFDGTSNQQPAGGSNTPLSERSDYYDIGVSQQIGDHLTLGLDAYDRRVSRLQDEGQFGAAYIYSTFNYRRGHIHGLEFSADYSNGPISAYFNAAYNKAMGTQVITSQYNLDPDALAYVQQNWIHLDHDQKLTSSGGVSYAFAGHNRVGANYVYGSGLRSDIEGVPNGGELPSYLQVNLSAAHDFNADSGHPLHVQLAVLNMLDRSYQLRDGGGIGVFAPQWGPRRGAYLSLQQDF, from the coding sequence ATGAAGCCCTCCCTGCTCACCACCGCCATCACCTTCGCCCTGATCCTGGCCAGCCAACCCGTACTTGCCGCCGACACTGATTCCAGCGCGGCTGCGGTCAAGAACCTCGACGTGGTCACCGTCAGCGCCCAGCTCGACCAGGCCCGCAACGCCCTGTCCCCGGACATCGGCAGCAGCCAGTACCAGATCACCGCCGAGGACATCCAAAAGCAGCCTCTGGGCGCCTCCGCCCCGCTCAGCCAGGTGCTGCTGCAGGCCCCGGGCGTGGTCCAGGACTCCTACGGCGGCGTGCACGTGCGCGGCGACCACGCCAACCTGCAGTACCGCATCAACGGCGTACTGCTGCCCGAATCGATCTCCGGCTTCGGCCAGACCCTGGATGCCCGCACCATCAAGAGCATCCGCCTGATGGATGGTGCCCTGCCGGCACAGTTCGGTGAACGCACCGCCGCGGTGGTCGATATCACGACCCGCAGCGGGGCCGAGCTGGGCAACGGCGGCAGCGCCGGCATCACCGCCGGCTCGTTCGGCAAGGTCAACCCGAATGCCTCCTGGTGGGGCAACCAGGGCCGCTGGAGCTGGTTCCTGACCGGCAACTACGATCAGAACGAAGTCGGGCTGGAGAGCCCCACCAACTCACGCAAGCCGCTGCATGACGATACCCACCAAGGGAAGGCCTTTGCCGACCTGACCTATCTGGTCAACGACAACACCCGCCTGAGCGTGTTCGCCGGCTTCGCCAACAACCGCTTCCAGATTCCGGTCAACCCGGGGCAGACCCCGCAGTTCGGTTACCTGGACACCACCACCTTCGATTCCAGCCAGCTGGACGAAACCCAGCGCGAAACCACCCGCTTCGGCATGCTGGTGCTGCAGGGCACGCTGGGCCAGACCGCGTACCAGCTGTCGGCCGGCCAGCGCTACAGCGACGTGGCCTTCAACCCGGACATCGTCGGCGACCTGGTGTTCAGTGGCGTCGCCTCGCAGGTCCAGCGCAGCAACCGCGCCAACACCCTGCAGGCCGATTTCTCCACACCGCTGGGCGACAACCACACCTTACGCTATGGCCTGTATGGCAACTACGAACACGCCGCGGCCAACAACAGCAGCTGGGTCTTCCCGGTCGATGCCGATGGGCGGCAGACAAGCACCACGCCGCAGCTGATCCCGGACCGCAACGCCTTCCATGCCAGCACTGCCGCACTGTACGTGCAGGATGAGTGGCGGATAGGCGATGACTGGACGGTCAACTACGGCCTGCGCGGCGACCGCTTCAAGGCGTTCGGCCACACCGAGGGCCAGCTCAGCCCGCGCCTGGGCGTGGTCTGGAATGCCAGCGACAGCACCACAGTGCATGCCGGCTACTCGCGCTACTTCACCCCGCCCGCCAGCGAACTGGTTGCCGGCAGCGATCTGGCCCTGTTCGACGGCACCAGCAACCAGCAACCCGCCGGTGGCAGCAACACGCCGTTGTCCGAGCGCAGCGACTACTACGACATCGGCGTGTCACAGCAGATCGGCGACCACCTCACCCTCGGCCTGGATGCCTACGACCGCCGCGTCTCGCGCCTGCAGGACGAAGGCCAGTTCGGCGCCGCCTACATCTATTCCACCTTCAACTATCGGCGCGGCCACATCCACGGCCTGGAGTTCAGCGCCGACTACAGCAACGGGCCGATCAGCGCGTATTTCAACGCGGCCTACAACAAAGCCATGGGCACCCAGGTCATCACCAGCCAGTACAACCTCGATCCAGATGCATTGGCCTACGTACAGCAGAACTGGATCCATCTGGACCACGACCAGAAGCTGACTTCCTCCGGCGGCGTCAGCTACGCCTTCGCTGGCCACAACCGGGTGGGTGCGAACTACGTGTACGGCAGCGGCCTGCGTTCGGACATCGAGGGTGTGCCCAATGGCGGCGAGCTGCCGTCGTACCTTCAGGTCAATCTCAGCGCCGCGCATGACTTCAACGCCGACAGCGGCCATCCGCTGCATGTGCAGCTGGCCGTGCTCAACATGCTGGACCGCAGCTACCAACTGCGCGATGGCGGCGGCATCGGTGTGTTCGCGCCGCAATGGGGGCCGCGTCGCGGCGCCTATCTGAGCCTGCAGCAGGATTTCTGA
- a CDS encoding class II 3-deoxy-7-phosphoheptulonate synthase, with amino-acid sequence MSLSAVPPAPDPAAIAAGAAWSPESWRGKTALQMPTYPDPVALDAALHELKRLPPLVTSWEILALKQQLADAQDGKRFLLQGGDCAENFSDCESGTISNRLKVLLQMSLVLVHGLRQPVIRVGRFAGQYAKPRSADTETRDGVTLPSYRGDVINAPAFTEAARLPDPKRMLQAHAHSAMTMNFVRALIDGGFADLHHPEYWNLEWVSHSPLAAEYQKMVASIGDAVHFMETLAGARVHNLNRIDFYTSHEALLLPYEQALTRQVPRQQGWLNLSTHYPWIGMRTAALDGAHVEYLRGVRNPIAIKVGPSVTPDQLLRLIDVLNPDDEPGRLSFIHRMGAAQIAQKLPPLLDAVKRDGRRVLWVCDAMHGNTESTANGFKTRRFDNVRGEVEMSFDLHAAAGTRLGGVHLELTGEDVTECTGGARELTERDLERAYRSTVDPRLNYEQSLEIAMAIVRKQEQVR; translated from the coding sequence ATGAGCCTGTCCGCCGTTCCGCCCGCCCCCGATCCTGCCGCCATCGCTGCTGGCGCTGCCTGGTCACCGGAGAGCTGGCGGGGCAAGACCGCGCTGCAGATGCCGACCTATCCCGATCCGGTGGCACTGGATGCCGCGCTGCACGAGCTGAAGCGGCTGCCGCCGCTGGTGACCTCGTGGGAGATCCTGGCGCTGAAGCAGCAGCTGGCCGACGCCCAGGACGGCAAGCGTTTCCTGTTGCAGGGTGGCGACTGCGCGGAGAATTTCAGCGACTGCGAATCGGGCACGATCTCCAACCGGTTGAAGGTGCTGCTGCAGATGAGCCTGGTGCTGGTGCACGGCCTGCGTCAGCCGGTGATCCGCGTCGGCCGTTTTGCCGGGCAGTACGCCAAGCCGCGCTCGGCCGATACCGAAACCCGCGATGGTGTGACCCTGCCCAGCTACCGTGGCGATGTCATCAATGCGCCGGCCTTTACCGAAGCGGCGCGTCTGCCCGACCCGAAGCGGATGCTGCAGGCCCACGCGCATTCGGCGATGACGATGAACTTCGTGCGGGCGCTGATCGATGGCGGCTTCGCCGATCTGCACCATCCCGAATACTGGAACCTGGAATGGGTGAGCCATTCGCCGTTGGCCGCCGAGTACCAGAAGATGGTGGCCTCGATCGGTGATGCCGTGCACTTCATGGAGACCCTGGCCGGGGCCCGCGTGCACAACCTCAACCGCATCGATTTCTACACCTCGCATGAAGCGCTGCTGTTGCCCTACGAGCAGGCGCTGACCCGGCAGGTGCCGCGCCAGCAGGGCTGGTTGAACCTGAGCACGCACTATCCGTGGATCGGCATGCGGACCGCCGCGCTGGATGGCGCGCACGTGGAGTACCTGCGTGGCGTGCGCAACCCGATCGCGATCAAGGTGGGCCCGTCGGTGACGCCGGACCAGTTGCTGCGTCTGATCGATGTGCTCAACCCGGATGACGAGCCGGGCCGCCTGAGCTTCATCCATCGCATGGGCGCGGCGCAGATTGCGCAGAAGTTGCCGCCGTTGCTGGATGCGGTCAAGCGCGATGGCCGTCGCGTGCTGTGGGTGTGCGATGCGATGCACGGCAATACCGAGAGCACCGCCAACGGCTTCAAGACGCGGCGCTTCGACAACGTGCGCGGCGAGGTCGAGATGTCCTTCGATCTGCATGCGGCTGCGGGCACCCGTCTGGGTGGCGTGCATCTGGAGCTGACCGGTGAGGATGTGACCGAATGCACCGGCGGTGCGCGCGAACTGACCGAGCGTGACCTGGAACGCGCCTATCGTTCGACCGTAGACCCGCGTCTGAACTACGAGCAGTCGCTGGAGATTGCGATGGCGATCGTGCGCAAGCAGGAGCAGGTGCGCTGA